In candidate division KSB1 bacterium, the genomic stretch TAATTCACTAGATTTTTAATCCGAGTGATTCGTAAAATTCGGATACCAAAAGCTTTTATCCCTGTTTGGTTCCGGCTTGTCCGGGTTGTGTATTGATAAAAAGCATTTCTCCGTGACGCTCCGTGAACTCAGTTGCCCTGTGTTTTTAAAAAATTGAATTTTAAGCTGTTCGCACCGCTCGGTTTTGAGATACTCTGAAAACCGAGCAGAGTCTCTACAATGCGCGGCGGCAGCTTTCGGCATATTTCAATCCCGAGCCGGTGTTGAAAATCACGACGCGGTGTTGCGGTTTGAGCCAGCCGGCCTCGGCCAGCATTTTCGCCGCAAAAACGGCCGCCGCGCCTTCGGGGCAGAAGAAGATGCCGGTCAATTGGCTGCATTCATAAGTTTCCGCTGCGATTTGTTCTTCGGGCACGGCGACCGCGGTGCCGCGGCTTTCGCGAATCGCGCGCAGCATGAGAAAATCGCCGACGGCTCTTGGCACGCGCAAGCCGGCGGCGAGGGTTTGCGCGTTTTCCCATTCCGGCGCGTGATCGAGGCCTTGATCGAAAGCGCGAATGATCGGCGCGCAGCCGGTCGATTGAATCGACACCATGGCCGGGCGTTTTTTCCCGATCCAACCAAGTTGTTCCATCTCGTCGAAGGCTTTCCATAAGCCGATCAGGCCGGTGCCGCCGCCGGTGGGATAGATGATGACGTCCGGCAAGTCCCAATCGAATTGCTCGGCCAGCTCGTAGCCCATGGTTTTTTTGCCTTCGACGCGATACGGCTCTTTTAACGTCGACACGTCGAACCAGCCTTCTTTTTCTTTGCCGGCAGCAACTTTTTTGGCGCAATCGGTGATGAGGCCGTCCACCAGCTCGAGTTTCGCGCCGTAAAAGTCGCATTCGTCTTGAAACGGCTGCGGCACGTCTTGCGGCATGAAAACAAACGCCGGAATTCCCGCGGCAGCGGCGTAAGCTGCCGTGGCGCTGCCGGCATTGCCGGCGGAGGGAATCGCCACTTTTTTCACGCCAAGCTCTTTGGCGCGCGAAATGGCCAAACACAAACCGCGCGCTTTGAATGAGGCGGTGGCATTGGACGATTCGTCTTTAATCCACAAATTCGGCAAGCCGAGAATTCGGCGCAAACGCGGCGTCTCCAGCAACGGCGTCCAACCTTCGCCGAGTGTCAAGCGATTTTCTGCATGTTGCACGGGCAAGATCGGCGCATAGCGCCAGAGATTTGATGGCGCATCTTTTAAAGCGCCACGCGGCCAACTTTGGCGAATCGCCGCCAAGTCATAGCGCGCGAAGAAAGGGCCGCCGCAAGTGCACAGATTCAGCAGCTTATCCGTCGGCTCGGTTTTGCCGCAGCGCGTGCATTCCAGGTGGGTGAAATGTGATATCATTTGCAAAGTCGTCAGATTCCCTGTCAATTCAAAAATACATGAACGCCGCGATTGTCAGCGCCGCCAAGATCATCGGCCAAACATAGACGAGCATCTTTTTGAGAATTTCGACGGCGTCGGTTCGAATAAAATTGGCCGTCCAGACGTTGGCGGTGTTGGTGGGGTCGCAAACGCCTTGCATGGCGCCGACCGCAATCAACATCGCCATGATGGCCTCCGGCGTCATGACACCGGTGGTGAGCAGGATGGCTCCGACGCCGGTGCCCATGCCCCAAATATTGAGCGGGCCGCGATACAGCGAAAGCGGCGCCAGCAGGGTGAAAATGATGACAAAAAGAATTCCGCTCTGCGGTGTCAGCGTGAGGAGAAAAGGCTGCAGCGCCGCTTTAATCGAATCGTGCTTGACGGCGTTGAGCAGCATCCCGATGCCGATGATCAGAATCACCGCCGGGGCCACGGTTTCGAGGCTTTCTAAAATCGATTTGGTGAAAGTTTGCACGGTGTCGCGGCGCGCCGTCACCACCAGCGCCAAAATTGCGCCGATAAAAAATCCCGACAGCGGTGGCCAGTGCAGAATATGATGCAGAAACAACGCCACAAACGGCGTGAGCAGCCCGAACCGCCAGCGCCGGGATCGCCTCATGCGAATCGCATCGATCCAGGCGAAGATTTCCCAGATCAAGAACAGAATGATCGCCGCGGTGCCGCCGATGATGGCATGAAAAGCCGAGGTTTCCGTTCCGACATGCGCTTGAAAGCTGGCCGGCGCCACTTTCGTGTACAGCCAGATGTTGAAAAATAAAATCGTCAATGAAACCAGCGCGATTTCGCCTTCGGCATTTGCGGTGAGCAACGCGAAGAGCAACCCGGCGATGAAGGCCGGCACAATCGGCCACTTGGGCAGATCGAGCCGGGCGGGCAGCGCCAAATCGGTTTGAATGGCATCCAACATTTCCGGAACGACCACCAGCAGCAACGGCACAAGCGGCGTGAGCAGGGCGAAGCGACGAACTTGTGGAGGGCCGTCCGGCGGCGCGGTTGTGGAGGGCGCCGGCCAAAACCGCCGTAATTGGCTGCGGCGCAGCGACCAGGCGCAAAAAATCAGGCCGACGATCAAATGCAAACCCGCCATCACCAACGCGAACTTTTGCACTTGTGCGAGCGGCACTTGCAGCACGCTGATGTAGAGCTGCCAGTTGCTGATATTCAAGCAGCCACCCATCGAAATGC encodes the following:
- a CDS encoding threonine synthase, whose translation is MISHFTHLECTRCGKTEPTDKLLNLCTCGGPFFARYDLAAIRQSWPRGALKDAPSNLWRYAPILPVQHAENRLTLGEGWTPLLETPRLRRILGLPNLWIKDESSNATASFKARGLCLAISRAKELGVKKVAIPSAGNAGSATAAYAAAAGIPAFVFMPQDVPQPFQDECDFYGAKLELVDGLITDCAKKVAAGKEKEGWFDVSTLKEPYRVEGKKTMGYELAEQFDWDLPDVIIYPTGGGTGLIGLWKAFDEMEQLGWIGKKRPAMVSIQSTGCAPIIRAFDQGLDHAPEWENAQTLAAGLRVPRAVGDFLMLRAIRESRGTAVAVPEEQIAAETYECSQLTGIFFCPEGAAAVFAAKMLAEAGWLKPQHRVVIFNTGSGLKYAESCRRAL